The genomic stretch AATTGGatcaatttataacaaaaccagttaactatatacaataaatgtttttttcagGTTTCAGACACAGATGCACTTCCAAAACTTATCTGCCAAACGTGTCTAGATTTactaaataagttatattattttaaacaagtaGTCGTCCGATCAAATGTCATATTGAAACAGCAATGCCGATTACAGGTATGATTATGAAGATTTTGGTTGAGGTATAATTATGATTCCTATCAATTCTTTAAACTATAAGAATTGTacattatatgtaatgtatcttactaaataaataatgaattttgtacaaaaaattaatgatatataaaagtaaataaatcaggaAGTTTTATTAGTTAACttactcaaaacatttttttttgtatagaatcTTCAGACAAAGAATGATCAACAGGCAAGTGAAGGGAATGATATTGTCGAGGTAAATATAACAGAACTTAATGAGGAAGTCAAAATGCATGACAATAATATGTCCGGAGATAGCAGCGAAAACTTGGACAGAACTGAAAAGCCTTCAGCTGATGCTATTCTTATTAGGTAAGATTAAGTTAGGAtttcaaaagtataaaatattagtgtGTGAAAAGGTATGTGCATATTGTTCTTTACAGATGAGGAGTCAGAGTTACCTAATAAAATTGTAGCTTTACcatagaaattatttttgttattattttgaacaattattttttgtacataatatactGATAGTTTACaatcaattttatcatatgaggtgtcataaaaataaatcaaaaacattctcttatattaaattgtataaagtaaagttaagACAAAATTATCCAGTGAAAGAaaagacaatttttaattttacacaaaGATTTACTATAGAAAAGAAGACAATGAATTATTGCTTTTTTCttgaaattttcatttaatgacATTGATCAATGCTTACATTTTAtgtgaaaaaaattatagaaatttatgtttaacttataagttataacatattcaattaatttgaagTGTCTTTTATTCAAAGCATAGTAGTTGCAACAAgaccaaattattattaataaagtgcACCATGTTTGACTTTGGTGATATATGATTAAAGAAACTGCTCTTCTAGCAATTACACTTCTTACTATTCcttttttggtaaaaaatataagtgtttaattaaatcaaaaattaattttacagccAAATCCTGTCAAGGCGAAGAAGAAGGGGTCCCGGACGACCCCCGAAAGATCCAGATGGCCCAAAAAGAAGACGAGAACGCATGAAGTGCATGAAATGCGGAAAAAGTTTCCAGAAATACGAAAACTTCGAGGCGCATATGCGCGGCCACTTTGGGAAGAAGGTAATtaagaaaatttgttttttttttcactactgCTTTTTGAGTTAGAGATAGTTGCTTATATCGGTTCCTGTGTGGGAGTCTAATTAGTTTCTTTGCTTCTGCGGGACGTTCTACTCGTCTAATAAGGTAATCGTAAATTCCAGCCTGACATTAAATGCAAGCACTGCGAGAAGACGTTCCTGTCCCTGCGCAGCCTCAGCAGCCATGTGCGAATTCACACAGCGGTACGCAAATATCAATGCCTGACGTGTGGGAAAAGCTTCGCATACTTGAACGTGCTCAAAAACCACGAGCTGATACACGCTGGCATCAAGAAACACCAGTGCCACCTTTGTGATGCTAAGTTCGTCCAGGCTTACAATCTCAAGGTTTGTGTTAATACGGTTTGGGGCGCTACGTGAGGCAAGATTAAGATGTTACTACACAAGAGAAAATACTCACAATCCATGACATCAGGCCTTCTCCAGTTTAGGTCACAACTGGTCGTAGCTCATCAAATAATTTGAAGTGTGAAAGCATTCAAACCCAACATGAAAGGTATGTATGTaagcattttaaaaaattaagaaggAGCATATATTCTATTCATCATAAatggtatgtatattttttcttttttaaattttagatttataaatatccataacaaagtttttaatgagggcttaaataaatcattaaggTTTAATagatcatattaataattagcaaactatttatatacacaGATGCACTTGGAAACCCACAACAATCAGAAAAACTACAGCTGCTCTCAATGTGGAAAGAAATTTGCACAGCCCGGAAATTTGAAGATACATTTAATCCGTCACACAGGCATTAAAAACTATGCATGCACAATGTGTGAAATGCGCTTCTATATAAAGGTCAGTCTATGAATTCCATGTTGGTAatactattacatattatgaaattGCAATTTCAAACTTATGCTGGCACTAATGagaatatttatgtgtttataattaccTTATAGCATATATCTGATAAAATTCAGTTGTATGGTGAAATAAGTTCTAAACCATCTCTTTTAGAAACGAGAAGTTTAGTTATTTAGGGCCAGGCCAGGAGTAGGCTAGGGCtatgactttaaaaaagtaCTGAAGAAAAAACTCTATATAATACaacatattgtattttaaattacaacaaaataattatctatacttGAAGCACAAAttgattattgatttaatataagtGAATTAATATAACAGTAATTTCAGGCCGATCTTGTGAAACACATGAGATCACATTCTGCTGAGAAACCCTTTTCGTGTCAACTATGTGATAAAACTTTCAAAAGCAGGAGTTTTCAAGCAATACACATGAGGACACATACTGGTAAtgtttaatagtaaaaatatattaaaactaaagtatattatttatttatttattcttattttgagtttacagtatttttttaacagatcTTAACTAATGACTAGTATTGTTTTGGTATTGTGATGACTttagaaaacattattttatttaaaactatataactaatatattgCCCATATTAATACTCATATTGGTTAAAAAAGAATGTAATAGGATTAATTAAACAGCACTTATTATTGAcacattataaacaatatatacattaaaaatatttaaaaatgtatacataacaATTGTTCATTTTCAgtgtgaattattatattaatatacatatatcataattgTATGTCATCATCACATCAATATATGATAAGAAAAGTTATTCTGGCCTGTATTAACAGCACTAGTAGTGGTATACTATAAGTTTATagcacataaataaatattcctgGTTACCAAATatgaaattcaaaatatgtaattttacttattttattattcataaatatacaacacaTTATTGGCATACTTAAAACGCGCAGCGGCATAATACTACGTAGAGAAATGCACAGCATAACTATAGCtatagtattaattattgttttcatataaaatatgatagacACCAAGTTAATAGCACTTAGATTTACATAGTTTAATTAAGACGACGATGCAGAGTTTAAAAGCAAGGAACAAGTTACTGCAAActgtattaacaatattttgtgTCAGGCTAACTGTTTGTAGACAAagacacataaaaatattttattttaaaatgtaggtGTTTACCTTTTCTGGTAAATCCTCTGTAGATaccttttatatttcaattgcaACATTTATCTTACTTTTACATAATGAAATACCTTATTACAGGAAAAACTTTGACTTAAATAGAGGATGGGGCACACTGACCAGATTATTGATATATACAATAGACAATTAAAAGTTACTGATATAGacatttaactttataaataacaaagagTACAGCcacataaattttatacttttattttaagaatagatTGATAAATGCATATTATATGACTATAATAGTCttacattaaacaaatatattttatttattataatatatttcattaggtGAACGTCCATACGCCTGCGATCTTTGCCCTAAGAAGTTCATGGCTAGGAAGGATCTTCGCAATCATCGTATGATCCACACCGGAGAAAAACCTCACAAATGTCAGCTCTGCAACCAGGCCTTCATCCAGAAATGTGCTCTCAATAGACACATGAAAGGTCATGGGAAAGCCAATGAAGATGCACAAAATCTCATCAGGGCTCCACTTCCACCAGTCAACAACACACCTCCACTGCCCGTAGCGTATGCTCAGTGGCATACCAACTGATTATTGTGTTATAGTGGAGATGGGACCCAGTTTTATGGATAGTGAAAACAAATGTAAAGAGTACCGATGTACTGAGTTATCTCTATCTGGCTCTAGTTAAGTACCAGATGATGAATTATTTTCCTTGTTGCCTTTGTTATTGCCGTTCCTTTCATTGTCTGCAGTAATTTTGCAGCATATTGTCAAAAATACACAATTTTGACTTATtgattgttgtttatttggaataattgattttataaaaatagtttggttatcacattaaaatatatagtctctatttttcttaataaaatttacaaaatatattgtttttgtgttaataataatattttaaaatttaatttcatcataaagtaatatattttataaacttaaaaataaataaaaaagttctttttacttacttttgtaagaaaaatttattatatgagatttaaaatattgtctttATAAAACACAGCATTAGGTGTTACattggttattttaattacccaatgactatttttttattgtgttgaTAACCAATATTTCGTGGTATAGCATTAAATTCCTCAACATTGGCAAATGTTatggataaatattatttgttgttaatAAGGATTATATAACTATTTGTGATGCCAATCAATCATGTCTCATAAAATCTAGACCATGAAAATAATTTGGTGAGTTTTGCATTCCATAATGAGtgttacatgtatagatatattCTTTCCATTTCCCCATAACAAGTGTTGATCAAAACATCAATTAATAACAATGTTTTACGATAGTATTTAGTgccagttattatttattaagccatttttatctttgaaaatcttttaatatttattccattcgatcattttaaatatatttaagttaaatattacatttactgattttaaattgagatatttacatactttttaaaaatccgaaatatttaatattgagatGTTATTAAAACTGTACATAATTAtcagagtaaataaataaagtacatcAATTGTTTTGAAAcaagtttgaaatattagagtttttttttttaattacattaaggaAGTTTGTCCGTCTTATTGAAACCAAgttaaatttaagaatatagaataagaaaatttttatataaaaaagtgttattaaaaatatatatgtacatatatacataggtatgtTAAGTCACATTAGCTGTATACAGtactttaatcaatttaaaatatttctcgaAATCATGACGATAAtgcttgaaataaataaaatataaatgataatattaataaataatgttttttattaaaaagttcaaTTAACCAATGATTTAgtatgaattttcatatgccgTGTTAAAGTCCCTCTTTGTGTGAAGCTGTGATCACACACAAAGCATTTGTGTGGTTTTTCTCCAGTGTGGGTACGGAGGTGTTCAGTTAACCGTTTCTTTGAAATGAAAGTCTTAGTACAATAGGTGCAGGAAAATGGGCGCTCACCGGAATGTATCCTCTGATGCTCAACAGATATCTGTCGAGTCGCAAATGACTTATCGcatattttacatttgaaaaattTCCTTCCTTCGTGGGATTGTAAATGTttggataaattatatttgtctgTGAATGGATAACTGCAAATCTGACAAATGAATTTCCGTCCAGTGTGGCACCGAGACAAGTGAGAGAGTATACATTTCTTCGTGTAAAACTTTTTGCCACAGTGTTCGCACGTGTATTGACGCTCTCTATTCTCTTTGTGGGTTTCTAAGTGAGCCTGAAATAAATTgtacaacataaataaattagacaTCATGTAATATGAGATGTTAATATATGTGGTTAATACGGAAGCCGTAAGTTCGATCCTGACTTCTTGGCTGCTGTAAACCCTCACCTCAAAAGCTTGAAGTAAAATTTAAGGATAAGAGAAGAATGAAAGTAATTCGCACAAACGCGTTTCTAGAGtacatttgttaatatatattcatatattaattaataataataaatatattacatacaagtatcataatattttttttactatataaaatagCTATGACATTTCCATTTAATTTGTCAGTCGTAAATGAACGGTTTTGTCGTTTCTTTGATATTGCTGTTTTTGTGACCAACTGAACCTAGGCAGTGTTAATAATGCCGCATATCCTTAATCCTGCATGTATGCGCCATGTCATCGTGCATGGATCTataataaatttctattaaacTTAATTACTTAAAACACGAGTAATTTGTGTCAATGTcaatattagaatattaaaaaaacaattatttaaatttatatatggatAACTGATCCAAACAtcgtttaaatttcataaaagtaaGTTGATATTATTCGCTGGTGCCGTCGCTTACGTCTTAATCTATCAACAGACTTAATTTCAAAATGAGCTTTTATGaggataaaaaataacaaaagaaaaataaacgcaATAAAAGCAAATGGATGAGGTACTACAACTAGGTTCTACttactactattttatatttctccagatattatttataaataaatatgaattatatgttTGAAggtgaataatatattaaaatttactttatacaaacattttccTCTTTATTTCgagtgttatttttaatttatgaaatgaataattacttttagataaaatataaaaaatatattttaatgcgtAATAAAATCATGCAACAAAttatagcaaaaataatatgcaatgctagtgattaaatatatatctattagaCAAATTGTTAAAGGGTTAAGTTTAATTTGTTTAGCTATATTCAACAATGCTTATCATATAGGTGCGCCTGGCTTTTACACCTGATTTAAAGCCCCAAAgcttattaacatataaatttattacgcACATGCAGATTATTGCTAGATGTGTAGCTTTTGCCACAcacattgcaaataaataacttcCGTTTCTTATGTAATTTCTTATGTGCCAACAGGGTCTCACGGCTCGTCGTAATCTTTCCGCATGTACGACAAGTGACGCTCCTGAGACTGACGAGCGAGTGCCAGTTTGTATGGTGCCGTCTCAGGCCACTCCATGTTACAAATGTTTTCGTACACTGAGTACATTTTAGTGCCAACTAAAAATATTAGCAtatgaaatttacatattcatattaatatctcAAACTTTGTAGTAGAAATGATTAGCATTATTTGAAAGTTCTCTAGAAGTTACAGccttggaaataaaaaaaatcattctatTTGTTatcaaactaaataaaataataatttaagcattTGACATATTGTCATAATTGTACAATGAAATATCTGGAATATAATTGAGgtgtcttaaatttttaatttgagtttattgtCATTAAGTCACTTAAACAgtgaaaaaattttaaataatattcagaaCCGTGTTTCTATTAAGACTATATATGGTGATATTATGAAATCATGACATTTTTTTGAAGTGATATGTGCTTTAAGTTTTATTGTGCttcaacttaaaataaaacatgatttcagtcaatttataattagttctaTCTAGTAgcattatttgttttctattaaaagTCAGTGATTGATTTTATAACTCAGTTAAATATACTTAACagtgtcatatatattttaacttactgtatgtgtgtgtgctgACTTATGGAGATCAAACATGTTGCGATGATAGAATTCTTTATTACACAATTTGCATGTGAATTTTTTTCTTCGCTTTGGAATTTCAACTCTGAAAACAATGTTCAAagttatattttgctttttaataaaaatatacacatcataagataacatttattgatataaaccTGTTGTAATCTGTTGAATTTCTGGTAGCATCAGCAAATGCTGTTGTAACAAAAACtgaaaataaagtattcaaGCAGAAGTGTTAGaatttagatagatagataaaaactttattgcactcaatatcatataaaataacagtaaatataacaTGATTAGTTACAGAAAATTGACGGCAagggcggccttatcactaaaaGCGATCTCTTACAGGCAACCCAACAGATGAGGACAACATATTCTGTAAAGTGGGTAGTGCATAATTtagtctttaaatttaaatcttaaagaGATAAACTCATGAATGTGTCTTTAGAGCTATTTTGAAATTACACTAGGTacttaaatgaatttattttaccaTTTTCATTTTTTCCTTTTGGTTCCTCTTCCTCCTCTTTCACAACTAAGTCATTGCTGCACTCATTTTCATTCAAATGTATTTGTAAGGAACCATTGTCCAATGATCCATCGTCCAATGTCCAGTCATCTATATTATCGTCACAATCATTGGTTTTTTGTCCAACCTcctctattttattaattacttcttCTTTTATTGGTCGAAATGTTAACAAAATTCTCTGAGACTTAATACAGGTCCTCTTGAATTCAGTGAATTTTGTTAGTAAATCGTAACAAGAATTACACAGTGTTTTTGGGAATTCTTCATCTTGATCTATCTGTAATATTTAGGTACATTATTgatttttcgttttataaattaataatagaattatCATATGAATTTACCTCTATTGcagtacaaaacaaataatcatCAGTCGATACATTatcattgaatttatatttgaaagagTCCATTGTCGTGAGACACGCGCgacataatttattgaaatcagGCATTTTGATCGCCTGAAGCGCACAATATTCAGAATTTCAGAAATCAATCAATATCGAActaatttgatgaatttgtcAATGCACTTCGTAAACATAGAACATACACttataaatgacatattatGATGTTTGACAATTACAAGAGTCTATGATATGTGTCATGGCTCCACGACACGTTGGGCCGACGTATATAGCCAAGGTTTGGGCGAACGTGTACGGGCAGCATAATTGTCATTTTTGTCTCCAATGACAAAATACGCTAATAGCAAAATACCGCGAATTTGCGTTCgcttttattattgattatctAAAATTTTCAAAACGGTCCATCtatcttttgttttgtaatcTGAGTCTTTCTCGTccagataattaaatatcagTTCTTTTTGGATGCTTTAAAAGTTGTTATTATAATAGGGTAAAACACCCATTTATTGGCACTTTAAGGGACTATCTCATGAAAACCTTATATAGTTTTCacaatatagaaatttaaacataaaaacttgatttaaactcttttaaaagtattagaAAACCTTTTCCAATAGATTTTATTCTAGATTATGCGGTATGATTTAACATTTTTCGGAATTAAATTATGTTGAGTAAAAAACCAGTCATTGGCACAGAAAATCCCTTCATTGGCAGTGATCATAACCCATTATTGACATATCCTCTATTTTCCTTAATTAAGACagtaagaaacaaataaaaatggtatagtaatgaaaaacattataaaatgactacaatgaacattttaattaaagaacataTATTAGAAACTTTTTTCTCATTACACATGAAAACAAAAGCCACTTAAACATGAAAActgaacattataaatatttataaaaatatcaattataacaaCTGAGATCGTTTTTTATACtatcctatattttttttttacaaatctatataaatcaacattttgaGATCACTATTTTAAGTAACTATGTACAAGGTCAATCATCATCTAATtcagtcaatattttttctatttcgtccgtggtgtatgttttattatgacGACTTCCTTGCATTCTGTTTGTATCAATTAAATCCtgatcattttctttattttcaacaaTGGTTTCAGTATCAAATTTATAGAATTTCTCAGAAAATAGTATTTTAGATATTTCGTCTTtaggtttcttttttgttttggtttgtTTCTTTGGCACCTGTTGTTTCTCTTTTTCTAATTTCTTTCGTTCTCtttcttcttttcttttcttgatCCCTtctgctttttctttttttattctgattttTTCACTTTCTTGTGCTTTCCACTGTTCAGAGGTTAGTACAAACGGAGTTTTTATAGAGTTCTTACGTCCTTTTCTTGTCGGTGTTTTGGGTAATATCAAAATGTCATTTAACTTTACGGGAGTAAGATTTTTCATGGGTATTGTTGAAGGTGTGACAGATGGATTACACTGAtctgaaataatttgtattgactGAACTCTTGTTAAATTCTGATTTTCGGGAGtagtattatgtatttgaaCACTGtggtttattaattcaaaatgatGTTCCTGTGATAAATCTTCAAATAACACGTTGCCTTCATCTGAGGACTCTactaatttttcaaaaacaatttcTTCTGAAATAGGGTGTAACTTAGATTCTTCTGATTCAACTATGCTATTTGGAcaatcgtttataaatatttgcatattttcgatctctaaattattattaaagtcttcaacattatttataagttcTGGTTCTACATCTAGATTTTGCTGTTGATTTGAAGATATATTTGCTGATGAACTAAAGAAATtccagatttttttaattaaaacaattgactCTTCTGATGTTAACTCTCCTTTTTCTATGCAATCAATGTTATTATTGCCtactaatttaacaaaatcttCTTTTGAGAGTAATTTGTCTTTTTCTCGGGTGATGTCAGAAGAGTTGGACATTTTTATGCATTTTGTTCCAAGGCATTTACTGTAATCTACTGCATTTTCATCCCACGGACAAATCCCTGTTGCTCTAAACCCGTTGATAATAGTTTGCGGCTTTATACTTTTTTCTATTGTGTCTTTAAGCAATGGTACAAATTGATTCTTAGTTAGTGCTTGAGATGGATTAGTTCTACGCCATTCTAAAACACTTTTTTGCCATTCTGTTTTTAAAGGCTTAAATGCAGCAACGTCAGCAGGTTGTAAAAGCCTCGTACAATTTGGGTATAAAGCAATTAGAACTATCTGCAAAGATGAACACAGTTCGCTTACATTGTATGTTAAATGAGACTTATGACCGTCTACAAAAAGTATTACAGGAAATTTTGTACCATTTTTGACCAGATGGGGATGTAAGACATTCTtgatataatcaaaaaaaatatcggTATTCATCCATCCATTCTCACTGAGACCCACGCCCCAATCTTCTGgaattttagaagttatttcTGCAGGTAATCTTTTATTTGGAAAAATTACCATTGGTGGAGTAAGCTTTCCAGCTGCACTAAAAGTAAACATTACAGTCAACGAAGTTTTAGCCTGGGCGTGATTAActtcataaacatttttctcTCCTTTCGAACTCAAAACGAGGCCTGTTTTTGGGCACAACACAAAATTTGTTTCATCTCCATTTAACACTCGATCTGGTTCAGAAAGAATGTGaagcaaattattttcaataaagtaGTCGTTAATTTGCCGAAACCATCCCCTGACATCATTTTCTGACACAGTTGAACTGGCAGTTGTAACTGCTTCTGGCGTACGAAAAGCAAGGGTAGGATGTCtggctaaaaataatttaaaccatttCTCGCCATTTTTAAATGAGGACGCCCGATTGGTTTTTTGTAGAAATTGCGAAACACTTTTGATTAAATCGTCTTTTCTTTTTGGGAAGCCTTTTTGGCTACTAACTTTAATCCATTCGACTAAAGCCGCTTCTTCATCGTTATTTAAAACTGTGGGTGGGCCTGGTTTACAGCCATGCTCTGGATTCTTTAATCTAAACTGTATAGTCGAACGCGGCACTTGGAAGGTTCGGGCAGCAAGTTTTTTACTCATTCCCTTAGTAATTTCTACCAGGGCTTTTTGCAAATTTTCTTCGGAATACATCTTCCGCTTTACCTTATTATTCTTTACATTACTTATGGCTTTTGTACGTGGCTTCATTTTGAAGAcaactgaaaatattttctaaatgtaaggattaaaatataaattataaaaaataattgttatggtTGGTaaatctttacatttaata from Vanessa cardui chromosome 1, ilVanCard2.1, whole genome shotgun sequence encodes the following:
- the LOC124531983 gene encoding zinc finger protein 32-like isoform X1, giving the protein MAHILDFKKICRACLSDAGPLRELFSACTAGVFKYCTSVEVSDTDALPKLICQTCLDLLNKLYYFKQVVVRSNVILKQQCRLQNLQTKNDQQASEGNDIVEVNITELNEEVKMHDNNMSGDSSENLDRTEKPSADAILISQILSRRRRRGPGRPPKDPDGPKRRRERMKCMKCGKSFQKYENFEAHMRGHFGKKPDIKCKHCEKTFLSLRSLSSHVRIHTAVRKYQCLTCGKSFAYLNVLKNHELIHAGIKKHQCHLCDAKFVQAYNLKMHLETHNNQKNYSCSQCGKKFAQPGNLKIHLIRHTGIKNYACTMCEMRFYIKADLVKHMRSHSAEKPFSCQLCDKTFKSRSFQAIHMRTHTGERPYACDLCPKKFMARKDLRNHRMIHTGEKPHKCQLCNQAFIQKCALNRHMKGHGKANEDAQNLIRAPLPPVNNTPPLPVAYAQWHTN
- the LOC124531983 gene encoding zinc finger protein 32-like isoform X4; this encodes MHDNNMSGDSSENLDRTEKPSADAILISQILSRRRRRGPGRPPKDPDGPKRRRERMKCMKCGKSFQKYENFEAHMRGHFGKKPDIKCKHCEKTFLSLRSLSSHVRIHTAVRKYQCLTCGKSFAYLNVLKNHELIHAGIKKHQCHLCDAKFVQAYNLKMHLETHNNQKNYSCSQCGKKFAQPGNLKIHLIRHTGIKNYACTMCEMRFYIKADLVKHMRSHSAEKPFSCQLCDKTFKSRSFQAIHMRTHTGERPYACDLCPKKFMARKDLRNHRMIHTGEKPHKCQLCNQAFIQKCALNRHMKGHGKANEDAQNLIRAPLPPVNNTPPLPVAYAQWHTN
- the LOC124531983 gene encoding zinc finger protein 32-like isoform X2, with product MAHILDFKKICRACLSDAGPLRELFSACTAGVFKYCTSVEVSDTDALPKLICQTCLDLLNKLYYFKQVVVRSNVILKQQCRLQNLQTKNDQQASEGNDIVEVNITELNEEVKMHDNNMSGDSSENLDRTEKPSADAILISQILSRRRRRGPGRPPKDPDGPKRRRERMKCMKCGKSFQKYENFEAHMRGHFGKKPDIKCKHCEKTFLSLRSLSSHVRIHTAMHLETHNNQKNYSCSQCGKKFAQPGNLKIHLIRHTGIKNYACTMCEMRFYIKADLVKHMRSHSAEKPFSCQLCDKTFKSRSFQAIHMRTHTGERPYACDLCPKKFMARKDLRNHRMIHTGEKPHKCQLCNQAFIQKCALNRHMKGHGKANEDAQNLIRAPLPPVNNTPPLPVAYAQWHTN
- the LOC124531983 gene encoding zinc finger protein 32-like isoform X3, with the protein product MAHILDFKKICRACLSDAGPLRELFSACTAGVFKYCTSVEVSDTDALPKLICQTCLDLLNKLYYFKQVVVRSNVILKQQCRLQNLQTKNDQQASEGNDIVEVNITELNEEVKMHDNNMSGDSSENLDRTEKPSADAILISQILSRRRRRGPGRPPKDPDGPKRRRERMKCMKCGKSFQKYENFEAHMRGHFGKKMHLETHNNQKNYSCSQCGKKFAQPGNLKIHLIRHTGIKNYACTMCEMRFYIKADLVKHMRSHSAEKPFSCQLCDKTFKSRSFQAIHMRTHTGERPYACDLCPKKFMARKDLRNHRMIHTGEKPHKCQLCNQAFIQKCALNRHMKGHGKANEDAQNLIRAPLPPVNNTPPLPVAYAQWHTN
- the LOC124532255 gene encoding zinc finger protein 33A-like isoform X2; translated protein: MPDFNKLCRACLTTMDSFKYKFNDNVSTDDYLFCTAIEIDQDEEFPKTLCNSCYDLLTKFTEFKRTCIKSQRILLTFRPIKEEVINKIEEVGQKTNDCDDNIDDWTLDDGSLDNGSLQIHLNENECSNDLVVKEEEEEPKGKNENVFVTTAFADATRNSTDYNRVEIPKRRKKFTCKLCNKEFYHRNMFDLHKSAHTHTAHLETHKENRERQYTCEHCGKKFYTKKCILSHLSRCHTGRKFICQICSYPFTDKYNLSKHLQSHEGRKFFKCKICDKSFATRQISVEHQRIHSGERPFSCTYCTKTFISKKRLTEHLRTHTGEKPHKCFVCDHSFTQRGTLTRHMKIHTKSLVN
- the LOC124532255 gene encoding zinc finger protein OZF-like isoform X1, which codes for MPDFNKLCRACLTTMDSFKYKFNDNVSTDDYLFCTAIEIDQDEEFPKTLCNSCYDLLTKFTEFKRTCIKSQRILLTFRPIKEEVINKIEEVGQKTNDCDDNIDDWTLDDGSLDNGSLQIHLNENECSNDLVVKEEEEEPKGKNENVFVTTAFADATRNSTDYNRVEIPKRRKKFTCKLCNKEFYHRNMFDLHKSAHTHTLALKCTQCTKTFVTWSGLRRHHTNWHSLVSLRSVTCRTCGKITTSRETLLAHKKLHKKRKLFICNVCGKSYTSSNNLHAHLETHKENRERQYTCEHCGKKFYTKKCILSHLSRCHTGRKFICQICSYPFTDKYNLSKHLQSHEGRKFFKCKICDKSFATRQISVEHQRIHSGERPFSCTYCTKTFISKKRLTEHLRTHTGEKPHKCFVCDHSFTQRGTLTRHMKIHTKSLVN
- the LOC124531051 gene encoding uncharacterized protein LOC124531051; this translates as MKPRTKAISNVKNNKVKRKMYSEENLQKALVEITKGMSKKLAARTFQVPRSTIQFRLKNPEHGCKPGPPTVLNNDEEAALVEWIKVSSQKGFPKRKDDLIKSVSQFLQKTNRASSFKNGEKWFKLFLARHPTLAFRTPEAVTTASSTVSENDVRGWFRQINDYFIENNLLHILSEPDRVLNGDETNFVLCPKTGLVLSSKGEKNVYEVNHAQAKTSLTVMFTFSAAGKLTPPMVIFPNKRLPAEITSKIPEDWGVGLSENGWMNTDIFFDYIKNVLHPHLVKNGTKFPVILFVDGHKSHLTYNVSELCSSLQIVLIALYPNCTRLLQPADVAAFKPLKTEWQKSVLEWRRTNPSQALTKNQFVPLLKDTIEKSIKPQTIINGFRATGICPWDENAVDYSKCLGTKCIKMSNSSDITREKDKLLSKEDFVKLVGNNNIDCIEKGELTSEESIVLIKKIWNFFSSSANISSNQQQNLDVEPELINNVEDFNNNLEIENMQIFINDCPNSIVESEESKLHPISEEIVFEKLVESSDEGNVLFEDLSQEHHFELINHSVQIHNTTPENQNLTRVQSIQIISDQCNPSVTPSTIPMKNLTPVKLNDILILPKTPTRKGRKNSIKTPFVLTSEQWKAQESEKIRIKKEKAEGIKKRKEERERKKLEKEKQQVPKKQTKTKKKPKDEISKILFSEKFYKFDTETIVENKENDQDLIDTNRMQGSRHNKTYTTDEIEKILTELDDD